GCTGTCCATGTTCCAAATGCCAAGCCTCATCTGCTCGAACGGTTTGTCAATGAGGCGATTCGAAAGGGCCATAGCCAGGATCAGATAACCCGTCATCTCCTGCATCTTGGCTGGAGCAAGCACCATGTGGACAATGCCCTCCAGCAGACAACGCTTAACAGCGCAGTGCACTATTCGCTGAAATCCGGGGTTTCTCGGCACGAGATCAAGAAATCATTAGCGTCGCATGGGTGGAAAGAGCACCAGATTAATGTCGCACTACGAGAAACAGGGTCATTCTTTTCGTGACGGCCTTCCCCTTTTACGCTTCACTTTCCTAGATCCGCTGGTTTTTGATTCTTCCTTTTGCTCGTATTCCTCAATCCGCGGAATCTCCTGAATGCCTTCAGTCATCTGCGAAATCAACAACGAGAACAGGAGGCCCAAGCAGCCTGTGATTACTGTAATTCCTGTCACCAGGATTCCTTTCGGGGAATTCATGTAGAGGTAGAGGATATTGATGACAATGACCGCGTATGTGAGACCAGCCAACTTGGGAGCCCAGCTGCTCTTGGCATAGGTCCCTGCCAGGATGACAAGCGCAACGACAAGAAGAACTAATGCCAGAGAGAGTTCAATCACAAAATGCCTTTCGGTTCTAAACACCATCACGATATTTCCAATAAGAACCACCAGAAGTAAGAATGCCTGAACAGTATACCTTCCCACACCCATGGCTTTTGGGCAGTGATGCACTTATATAAACATTTCTATTCTGGAGTAGTACTATCATGCCTTCTATTAGAACTCGTCGGTTACTTCCAGCTTGGAAAGATACCCTTTCTTCCGGATGTATTGTGCCTGTGTCTTTGAATATTTGAATATGAGGTCTCCTTTCTTATCTCCAGTGAACTCCCATGGCTCCACGATTACAATATCCCCTTCTCTCACCCAGAGATGCCGCTTAAGCCTGCCCGGAATTCTGCAGACCCGCGTTTTTCCATCAAGACAACGAACTCTGGTCCTTGAGCCGCCAAGGCGCTGCTCCAGAACTCCAAACGTCTCCCTGCCCCTTGGAAGCCGGATGCGAGAAATCTCCATCTGCATCTGTTCCTGCCGCTCCTGCTCTTCCTTTTTTTTGCTCATCTGTCCTCTGTTAATCGGGGTTGGTTATTTAAGTGTTTGTTTTTTTGTTCTCACTTCTCCGTCAACAGGCTTCGGTGAAAATCTTGCTTCGCAGCTGCCGCCGAGTTCGCAATGACTGAAAAATCCTTCTACAAATCGACATTCGCCCCGTAAGGGGCATCCCCCCGAGGTCGATGT
This Candidatus Nanoarchaeia archaeon DNA region includes the following protein-coding sequences:
- the eif1A gene encoding translation initiation factor eIF-1A — encoded protein: MSKKKEEQERQEQMQMEISRIRLPRGRETFGVLEQRLGGSRTRVRCLDGKTRVCRIPGRLKRHLWVREGDIVIVEPWEFTGDKKGDLIFKYSKTQAQYIRKKGYLSKLEVTDEF